The Malus domestica chromosome 10, GDT2T_hap1 genome contains a region encoding:
- the LOC139188542 gene encoding uncharacterized protein: protein MEAYRQLVKGLMNGFKYFELKQIPREMNEIADQLACAASTAQENLRVAEVEYMHSSSIEAVQSDMMQIGGQRLRFDNPLPEQAQAEDNDCWMTPIVNYLTKGIQPEDLVEARKLQMKAVRYAIFSDTLYRRSFSGPYLRCLNPRQSEWVLRELHEGMCGNHSGGRSLAHRALTQGYFWPYMARDAE, encoded by the coding sequence ATGGAGGCATATCGGCAACTGGTTAAAGGGCTGATGAATGGATTCAAGTATTTCGAGCTGAAGCAAATACCTagagagatgaatgaaatagcgGATCAGCTAGCGTGCGCGGCGTCAACCGCACAAGAGAACCTGCGGGTAGCTGAAGTAGAATATATGCACTCCTCGAGTATCGAAGCAGTGCAATCAGACATGATGCAAATTGGCGGGCAAAGGTTGAGATTTGATAACCCGTTGCCAGAGCAAGCTCAAGCTGAAGATAATGACTGTTGGATGACGCCAATCGTAAACTACCTGACAAAAGGGATCCAGCCGGAAGATCTTGTGGAAGCGAGAAAACTCCAAATGAAAGCAGTAAGATATGCAATCTTTAGCGACACGCTCTATAGGAGGTCATTCTCAGGACCTTACCTCAGGTGCTTAAATCCAAGGCAGTCCGAATGGGTTCTGAGAGAATTACATGAAGGAATGTGTGGGAATCACTCAGGAGGAAGAAGCTTAGCACATCGAGCGTTAACTCAAGGTTATTTCTGGCCATACATGGCTCGAGACGCGGAGTAG